The Mus musculus strain C57BL/6J chromosome 2, GRCm38.p6 C57BL/6J genome has a window encoding:
- the Ube2l6 gene encoding ubiquitin/ISG15-conjugating enzyme E2 L6, translating to MMASKRVAKELESLSKELPPYLRQLSSDDANVLVWHMLLLPDQLPYGLKAFQVRIDFPREYPFKPPTLRFTTKIYHPNVREDGLVCLPLISNENWKPYTKPYQVLEALNVLVSKPNLEEPVRLELADLLTQNPEMFRKKAEEFTLKFGVDRPS from the exons ATGATGGCCAGCAAGCGAGTGGCGAAA GAGCTGGAGAGTCTTTCGAAGGAGCTGCCGCCATACCTTCGCCAACTGTCTAGTGACGATGCCAATGTGCTTGTGTGGCACATGCTCCTGCTGCCA GACCAGCTTCCCTATGGCCTCAAAGCCTTCCAAGTGCGGATTGATTTCCCCAGGGAGTATCCATTCAAGCCTCCCACTTTGAGATTCACCACCAAGATCTACCACCCCAACGTCAGGGAGGATGGTCTGGTGTGCCTGCCCCTCATCAGCAATGAGAACTGGAAGCCTTACACCAAGCCTTATCAAG TCTTGGAGGCCCTCAATGTGCTGGTGAGTAAACCGAATCTGGAAGAGCCTGTGCGTCTGGAACTTGCTGACCTCCTGACTCAGAACCCGGAGATGTTCAGGAAGAAGGCAGAAGAGTTCACCCTTAAATTCGGAGTGGACCGGCCCTCTTAA
- the Smtnl1 gene encoding smoothelin-like protein 1: protein MEQTEGNSSEDGTTVSPTAGNLETPGSQGIAEEVAEGTVGTSDKEGPSDWAEHLCKAASKSGESGGSPGEASILDELKTDLQGEARGKDEAQGDLAEEKVGKEDTTAASQEDTGKKEETKPEPNEVREKEEAMLASEKQKVDEKETNLESKEKSDVNDKAKPEPKEDAGAEVTVNEAETESQEEADVKDQAKPELPEVDGKETGSDTKELVEPESPTEEQEQGKENESEERAAVIPSSPEEWPESPTDEGPSLSPDGLAPESTGETSPSASESSPSEVPGSPTEPQPSEKKKDRAPERRVSAPSRPRGPRAQNRKAIMDKFGGAASGPTALFRNTKAAGAAIGGVKNMLLEWCRAMTRNYEHVDIQNFSSSWSSGMAFCALIHKFFPEAFDYAELDPAKRRHNFTLAFSTAEKLADCAQLLEVDDMVRLAVPDSKCVYTYIQELYRSLVQKGLVKTKKK from the exons ATGGAGCAGACAGAAGGGAACTCCTCTGAGGATGGGACCACTGTCTCCCCAACTGCAGGGAATCTTGAGACACCAGGAAGTCAAGGCATTGCAGAGGAGGTGGCCGAAGGCACAGTTGGGACAAGTGACAAAGAAGGGCCTTCAGATTGGGCAGAACATTTGTGTAAAGCAGCATCTAAGAGTGGCGAATCAGGGGGGTCCCCAGGGGAAGCAAGTATATTAGATGAGCTCAAGACAGACTTGCAAGGGGAAGCCAGAGGGAAGGACGAAGCCCAGGGTGACCTTGCTGAGGAGAAGGTTGGGAAGGAAGACACCACAGCGGCTTCTCAGGAAGACACTggtaagaaagaagaaacaaaacctgAACCCAATGAAgttagggagaaagaggaggccaTGCTGGCCTCGGAGAAGCAGAAGGTTGATGAGAAAGAGACCAATCTAGAATCTAAGGAGAAATCGGATGTGAATGACAAAGCCAAGCCTGAACCCAAGGAGGATGCTGGAGCAGAGGTTACTGTCAACGAGGCTGAGACTGAGTCTCAGGAGGAGGCTGATGTGAAGGACCAGGCCAAGCCCGAGCTTCCAGAAGTTGATGGGAAAGAGACCGGAAGTGACACAAAGGAGTTGGTG GAGCCAGAGAGTCCCACTGAAGAGCAAGAGCAGGGTAAGGAAAATGAATCAGAAGAAAGGGCTGCAGTGATTCCCAGCTCCCCCGAGGAGTGGCCCGAAAGCCCCACAGATGAGGGGCCCAGCCTCAGCCCAG ATGGATTGGCTCCAGAGTCTACAGGAGAGACCAGTCCTTCAGCCAG TGAATCTTCGCCCAGTGAGGTGCCAGGGAGTCCCACAGAGCCTCAACcctcagagaaaaagaaggaTCGAGCACCAGAACGCAGAGTGTCGGCACCCAGCCGGCCCCGGGGGCCCCGTGCACAGAATCGGAAGGCCATCATGGACAAATTTGGCGG GGCAGCCTCTGGCCCCACTGCACTGTTCCGGAACACAAAGGCAGCCGGGGCAGCCATCGGTGGTGTCAAGAACATGCTTTTGGAGTGGTGCCGGGCCATGACGAGAAACTACGAG CACGTGGATATCCAAAACTTCTCCTCCAGCTGGAGCAGCGGCATGGCCTTCTGTGCCCTCATCCACAAGTTTTTTCCAGAAGCCTTTGACTATGCAGAGCTGGACCCAGCAAAGCGCCGGCACAACTTCACCCTAGCTTTCTCGACTGCAGA GAAACTAGCCGACTGTGCCCAGCTGCTGGAGGTGGATGACATGGTGCGGCTGGCAGTGCCCGATTCCAAGTGTGTCTACACCTACATCCAGGAGCTATACCGTAGCCTTGTGCAGAAAGGGCTGGTGAAGACGAAAAAGAAATGA